In a single window of the Cucumis melo cultivar AY chromosome 11, USDA_Cmelo_AY_1.0, whole genome shotgun sequence genome:
- the LOC103495986 gene encoding cellulose synthase-like protein H1 has protein sequence MTKPNTVPLYEKIEVKRPIQRLLDLTIFFLLLSLLLYRFLTLRSHAFTYLHTIAFLCELWFTFTWLLVINVTWNPIHYTTYPQRLLKRVDELPPVDVFVTTADPLLEPPLVTVNTVLSLLAADYPANRLAVYVSDDGCSPITFYSLIEALKFAKIWVPFCKKYEAEVGAPFRYFSGDLSFDGTEEFQCEWSRMKDEYEKLRRNIEEAAKNVVSPDLTSDLADFSNIESNNHPPIIKVIWENKEGLRDGLPHLVYVSREKRPQHSHHYKAGAMNVLARVSGLMTNAPYILNVDCDMYVNNPSVLLQGMCLFLDPTIDKEYAFVQFPQRFYNGPKDDPYGNQWIVMMEFTFRGMAGIQGPGYMGTGCIHRRKVLYGQSPDGANIFGKHYDDELHKTFGNSKEFVNSAAHALRSLTDYPNSLSNSIISLKEVATSDYEINSCWGTKFGWLYGSLLEDVLTGSEIHKMGWKSAYLTPTPPAFLGCAPSGGPIPLNHQKRAMTGLLEIFFSKKCPVFNSLFGKLQFRQRMVSVWISLWGIRSIPEICYATLPAFCLIANSHFLPKVQEPVGCIPLLLFVFYNLQQLLQYWETGQSARAWWNNERMARINTICASLLGAVAVVLKLLGLSETVFEVTKKESSSSSDDKESSSDRDLGRFTFDESPLFVPGTTILIIQLLALSIAFLRIRQPNVVEFGVGEVTCSVWLILCFWSFLKGMFAKGKYGLPWSTLCKSSALAFLFVCFCIIPTK, from the exons ATGACGAAACCCAACACAGTGCCTCTATACGAGAAAATAGAAGTTAAAAGACCAATACAGAGATTACTTGATCTTACaatcttcttcctcctcctttctcttcttctctaTCGCTTCCTCACCCTCCGTTCTCATGCCTTCACTTACCTCCACACCATCGCCTTCCTCTGCGAGCTTTGGTTCACTTTCACTTGGCTTCTCGTTATCAACGTCACATGGAATCCCATCCATTACACTACCTATCCTCAACGCCTCCTCAAACG AGTCGATGAGCTTCCTCCCGTTGATGTATTCGTTACGACGGCGGATCCTCTACTTGAGCCGCCGTTGGTCACTGTTAACACGGTGCTTTCTTTGTTAGCGGCTGATTATCCGGCTAATAGATTGGCTGTTTATGTTTCGGACGATGGATGTTCTCCAATTACTTTCTATTCCCTTATCGAAGCTCTAAAGTTCGCCAAAATTTGGGTTCCTTTTTGTAAAAAGTATGAAGCTGAAGTTGGGGCTCCGTTTAGGTATTTTTCTGGTGATTTGAGCTTTGATGGAACTGAGGAATTCCAGTGCGAGTGGAGCAGAATGAAG GATGAGTATGAGAAGCTAAGGCGGAACATTGAGGAAGCAGCTAAAAATGTTGTGTCCCCAGATCTTACGAGCGACTTGGCGGATTTCTCTAACATAGAATCAAATAATCATCCTCCTATAATTAAG GTAATTTGGGAGAACAAGGAAGGCCTTCGGGATGGATTGCCTCATTTGGTCTATGTCTCGAGAGAGAAGAGACCTCAACATTCACATCATTACAAAGCTGGTGCAATGAATGTTTTG GCCAGAGTGTCTGGATTGATGACCAATGCACCTTATATCTTGAATGTAGACTGTGACATGTATGTCAATAATCCTTCTGTTCTTTTACAAGGAATGTGTCTCTTCCTAGACCCAACTATTGATAAAGAGTATGCATTTGTTCAATTTCCCCAACGATTTTACAATGGACCCAAAGATGATCCATATGGGAACCAATGGATTGTCATGATGGAG TTCACTTTTCGTGGAATGGCGGGGATACAAGGGCCTGGTTATATGGGAACAGGATGTATCCATAGACGAAAAGTTTTATATGGTCAATCCCCAGATGGTGCAAATATTTTTG GAAAACATTACGACGATGAATTGCATAAAACATTTGGAAATTCGAAAGAGTTTGTAAACTCAGCAGCTCATGCTCTGAGAAGCCTAACTGATTATCCAAACAGCCTATCCAATTCTATCATATCACTGAAGGAAGTTGctacctctgactatgaaatcaATTCATGTTGGGGTACCAAG TTCGGTTGGCTATATGGATCCTTATTGGAGGATGTGTTGACTGGATCAGAGATCCATAAAATGGGATGGAAATCTGCTTACCTTACACCAACTCCACCAGCCTTCTTAGGATGTGCTCCCTCGGGTGGTCCAATTCCATTGAACCATCAAAAGAGAGCAATGACAGGACTACTAGAAATTTTCTTCAGCAAAAAATGCCCCGTTTTCAATTCTCTCTTTGGTAAGCTCCAATTCAGGCAACGTATGGTCTCCGTGTGGATATCTCTTTGGGGGATTCGTTCTATTCCGGAGATTTGTTATGCGACTCTTCCAGCGTTCTGTTTGATTGCCAACTCCCATTTCTTGCCCAAG GTACAAGAACCAGTAGGATGCATCCCTTTGTTGCTGTTTGTGTTTTACAATCTACAACAACTGTTACAATATTGGGAAACAGGCCAATCAGCAAGAGCGTGGTGGAATAATGAGAGAATGGCGAGGATAAACACAATCTGTGCTTCCTTGCTTGGGGCAGTGGCGGTGGTTCTCAAGCTACTAGGACTGTCAGAGACTGTGTTTGAAGTAACGAAAAAGGAGTCATCTTCTTCGAGTGACGACAAAGAGAGTAGTAGTGATAGAGATTTGGGCCGTTTCACATTTGATGAGTCCCCATTGTTTGTGCCAGGCACAACCATTTTGATTATTCAACTACTAGCACTTTCAATAGCTTTCTTAAGGATAAGGCAGCCAAATGTGGTAGAGTTTGGGGTGGGCGAGGTGACATGCAGTGTGTGGCTGATTTTGTGCTTTTGGTCATTCTTGAAGGGGATGTTTGCAAAGGGAAAATATGGGCTTCCGTGGTCCACCTTGTGTAAGTCAAGTGCTTTGGCATTCTTGTTTGTATGCTTCTGTATTATACCTACTAAGTGA